One window from the genome of Saccharomyces mikatae IFO 1815 strain IFO1815 genome assembly, chromosome: 4 encodes:
- the ATP22 gene encoding Atp22p (similar to Saccharomyces cerevisiae ATP22 (YDR350C); ancestral locus Anc_5.405), with amino-acid sequence MVKCICRVHLGSLAHLATLPLYKLVGSTNTYQALSITSFRFLSTKNCVLRDEQNCLKPVHFDNFERLIPCSNKGGSTKIVQKRLYELRQLRTVSSDTFGLTEYASFFKALRDVLNLKDCSKCEKQKLLYDVISHQHKSYPEVARKIGFYIPDEVHEWFWNHVPKTESFNHYFFLLKSDVLLSTSRYCTKFTNRLMKGTEMERQLATFQVFLHDETNIKPIMEKVLKLHTFDSLVVLVKGLAKVKNFRFIESYIQALLQKLEQHSYSGKDRKKQKSLRYVKFNNALLYYLLKSGNVVLFMKTFQEELKFIISSGLINHIDGREHILNFPIHHYLNLLRVSNRQEELFDVISCLQSSSLMKHKLFKEFLMGELIASFQAFRDPKLVCKYVLSSYSSKPSAIILNELGIWGWLYHSKSTTLTASDLTKELKTSSSVLPKSMRIGSAVTVPILTELYRSLLSSASVSLGRGQLKDCLLDLYYKYRSFLSKEASKYRYWRNDTGILNVFLNYIRFQAREPKLAYDILLNFYSQHFAKNVILTTTICPFSIVAYKNYALTQAEISELLQIMHKNGVPLTFKFCSAMVMHCVKIRDEKGARSWYDKILYGGFEIRHMALIQIIKDRGWPFPKKFDQRLLTQLVDDNNSIEEPADSTLFTDEAMFEEGSEPSFNDDDVNRCTSTIKETLKCLS; translated from the coding sequence ATGGTAAAATGTATATGCCGGGTTCACTTAGGGTCTTTGGCTCATTTGGCCACTCTACCGCTATATAAACTTGTGGGCAGCACAAACACATACCAGGCACTATCTATTACCAGTTTTCGTTTCTTATCTACAAAGAACTGTGTATTGAGGGATGAACAGAATTGTTTAAAACCTGTGCACTTTGACAATTTTGAACGATTAATTCCATGCTCTAACAAAGGCGGATCTAcaaaaattgttcaaaagcGTTTATACGAGCTCCGACAATTAAGAACTGTATCAAGTGATACTTTTGGATTAACAGAATACGcatcttttttcaaggCTTTACGAGATGTTTTGAATCTTAAGGATTGCTCCAAATGCGAAAAGCAGAAGCTTTTATATGATGTGATATCACATCAACACAAGTCATACCCAGAGGTcgcaagaaaaattggattTTATATACCAGATGAGGTCCACGAGTGGTTTTGGAATCATGTTCCAAAGACGGAATCTTTCaatcattatttctttctcttgaaAAGTGATGTTCTTCTCTCCACTTCGAGATACTGTACGAAATTTACCAATAGATTGATGAAGGGTACTGAGATGGAGAGACAGTTGGCCACAttccaagtttttttgCATGATGAGACAAATATAAAGCCTATAATGGAGAAGGTACTAAAATTACATACATTTGACAGCTTAGTCGTTTTGGTAAAGGGGCTCGCAAAGgtaaaaaatttcagattTATTGAATCATATATTCAGGCCCTATTGCAAAAGTTGGAACAGCACAGTTATTCCGGCAAGGATaggaaaaagcaaaaaagcCTGCGTTATGTCAAGTTCAACAATGCTTTACTCTATTATCTTCTGAAAAGTGGAAATGTTGTATTATTTATGAAGACCTTCCAAGAGgaattgaaatttattaTCAGTTCAGGATTAATTAATCACATTGATGGAAGGGAGCACATTTTAAACTTTCCTATACATCATTATCTAAACTTGCTGCGTGTCTCTAATAGGCAGGAAGAACTTTTTGATGTAATATCCTGCTTGCAGAGTAGTTCATTGATGAAGCATAAATTgtttaaagaatttttaATGGGTGAGCTGATTGCATCTTTCCAAGCCTTTCGGGACCCTAAATTGGTGTGTAAATACGTTCTTTCATCGTACAGCTCAAAACCGTCTGCTATTATTTTAAACGAACTGGGAATTTGGGGATGGCTTTACCATTCAAAGTCAACGACTTTAACAGCATCCGATTTAACCAAAGAGTTAAAAACCAGCAGTAGTGTTCTGCCAAAATCAATGCGAATAGGTTCAGCAGTAACTGTTCCGATTCTAACGGAGCTTTATAGAAGTCTATTGTCTTCTGCGTCTGTTTCACTTGGAAGAGGCCAATTGAAAGATTGTCTtcttgatttatattacaagtacagaagttttctttccaaagaagCTAGTAAATATAGATACTGGAGAAATGATACCGGGATCCTGAACGTTTTCTTAAACTATATTAGATTTCAAGCACGTGAACCAAAACTAGCCTATGATATTCTTCTGAACTTTTATTCTCAACATTTCGCCAAAAATGTGATCCTAACGACCACGATATGCCCCTTTTCCATAGTCGCCTATAAAAATTATGCGTTAACGCAAGCTGAAATATCAGAATTGTTACAGATAATGCATAAAAACGGGGTGCCTTTAACGTTCAAGTTTTGTTCTGCAATGGTGATGCATTGTGTCAAAATAAGAGATGAAAAAGGAGCACGCTCCTGGTATGATAAAATACTATATGGAGGCTTTGAGATAAGGCATATGGCTTTGATCCAGATAATCAAAGACCGAGGCTGGccatttccaaaaaaatttgaccAAAGATTATTAACACAATTAGTTGATGATAACAACAGCATTGAGGAACCAGCTGATAGCACCTTGTTTACTGATGAAGCGATGTTTGAAGAAGGCAGTGAACCTAGttttaatgatgatgatgttaATAGATGTACAAGTACCATAAAGGAAACCTTGAAGTGTCTCAGTTAA
- the PAL1 gene encoding Pal1p (similar to Saccharomyces cerevisiae PAL1 (YDR348C) and YHR097C; ancestral locus Anc_5.399): MENRSSSGSSRPFSVNNPFRNAAIDSSINQYKNDSQFQEWARNQICTNSFDMPQLDTRTSSQLSFPSIPEGERQRNADQQGAYAGLESFSTGSLSPSSRAISSKNPFLDDVSSTNDIVRSPPPPSKSKHHPTAKEEKEQLRQRYLEESDANATSKKQGNTDLPPSYEEITSTDGSRKAYPKEKSSRSSSHREHSNSGTHVPRRSSSHHHREASSSSTPSKKGKRKSKVIIPKNVDTIDKLDVTGLFGGSFHHDGPFDAVTPHRNKNNKAAPVLAFPADGPNSTIGGASTKKSALDEVFGRDDIDDSDIYQYSPQILRRGGDTQDAIKANIGNVQQMDAKNKTELVHGPITAGLGSSTFLDGAPASSAAIRNDIKSHSYHNRNGGLQRNKSLSQRLGLGGSSDSNAPMTGVRRNLSLSRDSYDVSHNNESVRRSKTVNSSNRAHQSNYAAGFDDHNGDNQDEEDIYLGVRYNESNMKKKSTGSKLLNRVKSLKVGRKSQ; this comes from the coding sequence ATGGAGAATAGAAGTAGTAGTGGATCTAGTAGACCATTTTCTGTCAATAACCCTTTCAGAAATGCCGCAATTGATTCGAGTATTaatcaatataaaaatgattCCCAATTCCAAGAATGGGCGAGAAACCAAATATGTACCAATTCATTTGACATGCCGCAATTAGACACTAGAACATCCTCACAATTATCATTTCCAAGTATTCCCGAGGGTGAACGGCAACGAAATGCTGATCAGCAAGGTGCTTATGCCGGTCTGGAGAGCTTTAGTACTGGTAGTTTATCACCATCTTCAAGGGCTATTTCCTCAAAGAATCCATTTCTCGACGATGTGAGTTCCACAAATGATATTGTAAGATCCCCTCCACCACCTTCCAAAAGTAAACATCATCCTACCgctaaagaagaaaaagagcaaTTAAGGCAAAGATATCTGGAGGAAAGTGACGCAAATGCAACAAGTAAGAAACAAGGAAACACTGATTTGCCACCTTCATATGAAGAGATCACTTCTACTGATGGGTCAAGGAAAGCTTAtccaaaggaaaaaagttCTCGCTCTTCTTCTCATCGTGAACATAGTAACAGCGGCACACACGTTCCACGTAGATCTTCATCACATCATCACCGTGAAGCTTCCTCCTCTTCAACTCCTTCGAAGAAgggaaagagaaagagtAAAGTTATTATACCTAAGAATGTCGATactattgataaattaGATGTAACTGGGTTGTTCGGCGGTTCATTTCATCATGACGGTCCTTTCGATGCAGTAACACCCCatagaaataaaaataacaaaGCTGCACCTGTTTTAGCTTTTCCGGCAGATGGTCCAAATAGTACTATCGGCGGCGCTTCAACTAAAAAGTCTGCGTTGGATGAAGTTTTTGGAAGAGATGATATAGATGATTCTGATATATATCAATACAGTCCGCAGATTCTGAGGAGAGGCGGTGATACGCAAGATGCAATAAAAGCAAACATAGGTAACGTTCAACAAATGGACGCTAAAAATAAGACAGAATTGGTTCATGGGCCTATTACTGCAGGTTTAGGCTCCAGTACTTTTTTGGATGGAGCACCTGCTTCCTCAGCAGCTATTAGAAACGATATAAAATCACACTCATACCATAATCGTAATGGTGGCCTACAAAGAAACAAGTCCCTTTCTCAACGATTAGGCCTTGGAGGATCCAGTGATAGTAATGCCCCCATGACAggtgttagaagaaatTTGAGTTTGAGCAGAGACAGCTATGATGTTAGCCATAATAACGAAAGTGTTAGGAGGTCAAAAACTGTGAACTCCTCCAACAGAGCTCACCAATCCAATTATGCCGCAGGCTTCGACGACCATAACGGCGATAATCAGGACGAAGAAGACATTTATTTGGGCGTGCGCTACAATGAGTCCAacatgaaaaagaaatcgaCGGGTAGTAAATTACTTAACAGAGTTAAAAGTTTAAAAGTAGGAAGGAAAAGTCAGTAG
- the MRP1 gene encoding mitochondrial 37S ribosomal protein mS43 (similar to Saccharomyces cerevisiae MRP1 (YDR347W); ancestral locus Anc_5.398) → MLRFTCVRAIRKYSSRHALEHLKEGAPLKGLFSVDGLQKAWFDRVKYLDAQLNNCTNEAQQKPLETLIHENSKSASKKHVMNYASSLYSLRFSMSSLQGCARTPPEECAKLGPEALLQTPDFHKTTSNEPLTTGNKLLQEALISSFGSLVEFKTLLINSNLALAGDGFTWLVARRQLDKRTSHNDMANSDIEYDKLFILNTYNAGTPFNFSTSGIMNELNNQYTNLEKQRAKEAGKVDGSDVAAKHTRTKFIYETQQKGFSGKEVSYIPLLAIDASPKTWLTDYGVFGKREYLERIWDSIEWRIVESRLPQRTKIQAFNTL, encoded by the coding sequence ATGCTTCGCTTTACTTGTGTTCGCGCTATAAGAAAGTACTCTAGCAGGCATGCATTGGAACATTTGAAAGAAGGTGCTCCACTGAAAGGGCTCTTTTCTGTTGACGGATTACAGAAGGCATGGTTTGATCGAGTAAAATATCTCGATGCCCAATTAAACAATTGTACAAATGAGGCGCAACAGAAACCCTTAGAAACACTCATCCATGAAAATTCGAAATCTGCCTCTAAGAAACACGTTATGAACTACGCATCGTCACTGTACAGCTTGAGATTTAGCATGTCGTCACTTCAAGGATGTGCCAGGACTCCCCCAGAGGAATGCGCCAAGCTGGGCCCAGAAGCGTTACTTCAGACCCCAGATTTCCATAAAACAACAAGCAACGAACCATTGACCACTGGCAACAAACTGTTACAAGAAGCTTTAATTTCCTCATTTGGTTCTCTGGTGGAATTTAAAACGCTTCTAATAAACTCGAACCTTGCATTAGCAGGCGACGGGTTTACGTGGCTAGTTGCAAGACGGCAGCTCGATAAACGCACCAGCCACAATGATATGGCAAATAGTGACATTGAATATGATAAACTATTTATTCTGAATACTTATAATGCTGGAACTcctttcaacttttctacTTCTGGAATAATGAATGAGCTCAATAACCAATAcactaatttagaaaaACAACGAGCCAAGGAAGCAGGGAAAGTTGATGGTTCCGATGTGGCTGCCAAGCACACTAGGACCAAGTTTATTTATGAAACACAACAGAAAGGATTTTCGGGAAAAGAGGTTTCATACATTCCATTGTTAGCCATTGATGCGTCCCCTAAGACGTGGTTAACTGATTATGGTGTATTCGGGAAACGTGAATATTTAGAGAGAATATGGGATTCCATAGAATGGAGGATAGTGGAATCAAGACTACCTCAACGCACTAAAATCCAAGCATTCAACACTTTGTGA
- the YPS7 gene encoding putative aspartic endopeptidase (similar to Saccharomyces cerevisiae YPS7 (YDR349C); ancestral locus Anc_5.401), translating into MSCLSLWCLWLISTFQLVSATASTAKTTTTANSKTSFSKEDPFPVLTVGKDVNGNYYVNSTFGTPGQLQRLEVDIVQPYLNVASGTNDSRSKFSDVCNSHPSYFANESTSSVPVSPGQIYEFSFVDGRAVNCTLITDDMNFTDISSENSSGTLVTELLKTRGNVQFNSGSLSISNVSFFSVESSNFKTSGLLGLSGKITNPGSAADSSHYTEQSYFLSLLKDVNLIESPSYSLWLAGDTSTYQTHRDPIYNCGKLLLGGVDPSLFTGTLGKFDLIPYVDPVSSAVSTGYPIVPLGPIYIVSNSGQSLNMTSKDFLSPALLDSTSSVSYLPTNTIIQIAVQIAATYVESLDRWLVQCSMANMGVSLGFTLRELVIEIPLRDLLSSTYDTSTNSSMFFSSGQEACFLTLYANTNTGLNILGEAFMKNIYMAMDLEDNTIAIAQAKKIEDDAVNDDANETNASTVIKKIKSGYIPYARMMNSSSTRNLTLYPSHRSGYMLTVPGQLTAAYSNGVITGAGRSFYDTSRTTTSPRTSSSQFDSFSVSASEELSNTSNRTSSASGAGIRLSNPYTLHDSPAGFVTRAASLLLLSTCLILILF; encoded by the coding sequence atgTCATGCCTAAGTTTGTGGTGTCTGTGGCTCATATCAACGTTTCAGCTTGTATCCGCAACGGCTAGCACTGCTAAGACAACAACTACAGCAAATTCcaaaacttctttttcgAAAGAGGACCCGTTTCCTGTGCTAACAGTGGGTAAAGATGTTAACGGAAACTATTATGTGAATAGTACGTTCGGCACACCTGGTCAACTTCAGCGACTTGAAGTAGATATCGTTCAACCATACCTAAATGTAGCGTCTGGAACGAATGATAGCCGCAGTAAGTTCTCAGATGTATGTAATAGCCATCCTAGTTACTTCGCAAACGAATCTACATCATCAGTTCCTGTTTCTCCTGGGCAAATatatgaattttctttcgtTGACGGTAGAGCCGTTAACTGTACTTTGATAACAGACGACATGAACTTTACGGATATCTCATCAGAAAATTCTTCCGGTACCTTGGTAACAGAATTACTGAAGACTCGAGGTAATGTACAATTCAACTCAGGAAGTCTATCAATTTCTAAcgtttcattttttagtGTAGAATCCTCAAATTTTAAGACATCAGGTTTGTTAGGGTTGAGCGGTAAGATCACAAATCCTGGCTCTGCAGCTGACAGTTCCCATTATACAGAACAATCTTACTTCTTATCTTTATTGAAAGATGTAAACCTCATTGAAAGTCCGTCATATTCATTGTGGTTGGCTGGGGACACTTCCACATACCAGACGCATAGAGATCCAATATACAATTGTGGAAAGCTGCTTCTTGGGGGAGTTGATCCTTCACTGTTTACTGGTACGCTGGGAAAATTTGACCTAATTCCGTATGTCGATCCAGTGAGTAGTGCGGTGAGTACTGGATATCCAATCGTGCCATTAGGTCCGATTTATATTGTGTCGAATAGTGGACAAAGCTTGAACATGACTTCGAAGGACTTTTTAAGCCCAGCTTTACTAGATTCCACTTCTTCTGTTAGTTATCTGCCAACTAATACAATCATTCAGATCGCCGTTCAAATTGCGGCTACTTATGTGGAATCCCTAGACAGGTGGCTAGTCCAATGTTCTATGGCCAATATGGGTGTCTCCCTTGGTTTTACACTCCGAGAATTGGTAATTGAAATTCCGTTGCGTGATTTATTATCGTCTACTTACGACACATCCACCAACTCTTCGATGTTTTTCAGTTCGGGCCAAGAAGCTTGTTTTCTGACGCTATATGCTAATACCAATACGGGATTAAACATACTAGGAGAAGCGTTTATgaaaaacatatatatggCAATGGACTTAGAGGATAACACTATAGCGATTGCGCAGGCAAAGAAGATTGAAGATGATGCAGTTAATGATGATGCAAATGAAACTAATGCATCCACTGTTATCAAGAAGATTAAATCCGGATATATCCCTTACGCAAGAATGATGAATAGTAGCAGTACAAGAAACTTGACGCTCTATCCATCCCATAGGTCGGGTTATATGCTCACTGTTCCTGGCCAATTAACAGCAGCATACTCAAACGGTGTGATTACAGGTGCAGGTCGGTCATTTTATGACACTTCAAGAACAACTACGAGTCCTAGAACATCTAGTAGTCAATTTGACAGTTTTTCTGTGTCAGCCTCAGAAGAGTTGTCAAATACGAGTAATAGAACTAGCAGTGCATCAGGAGCGGGCATCCGCTTGAGCAATCCATATACACTACATGATAGTCCAGCTGGGTTTGTAACCCGTGCAGCATCGTTGTTACTACTATCGACGTGTTTGATACTGATACTGTTTTAA